A DNA window from Argopecten irradians isolate NY chromosome 10, Ai_NY, whole genome shotgun sequence contains the following coding sequences:
- the LOC138333454 gene encoding histone H1-delta-like yields the protein MSDAEEVTTPVAEAPATAPAAAKKKKASKSKSKKPASHPKFREMVIEAITALKERNGSSRQAILNYITKHYDVDKSVNNHLKMTLRAGVKNATLKQIKGTGASGSFKLGDKGKDKPAKKAKKSGTAAATKKPKTDKKKASSPKKTKASKEKAKASPKKKAAKPKKAAAKKSPAKSKAKKGKATKK from the coding sequence ATGTCGGACGCTGAAGAAGTAACCACCCCGGTAGCAGAGGCACCCGCCACTGCACCTGCTGCAGCCAAAAAGAAGAAGGCATCAAAATCCAAGTCTAAAAAGCCAGCAAGCCATCCAAAATTCAGAGAAATGGTTATTGAGGCAATAACAGCTTTAAAGGAAAGAAATGGCAGCTCAAGACAGGCTATCTTAAATTACATAACAAAACACTACGATGTGGACAAGTCAGTTAACAACCATCTGAAAATGACATTAAGGGCTGGTGTAAAGAATGCAACCTTAAAACAGATCAAAGGAACCGGAGCATCTGGCTCATTTAAATTAGGAGACAAAGGAAAAGACAAACCAGCAAAGAAAGCCAAAAAATCTGGAACAGCAGCTGCAaccaaaaaaccaaaaacagaCAAAAAGAAAGCTTCATCGCCGAAAAAGACAAAAGCAAGCAAAGAGAAAGCTAAAGCATCACCAAAGAAGAAGGCTGCTAAACCCAAGAAAGCTGCGGCAAAGAAATCTCCAGCAAAGTCCAAGGCAAAGAAAGGAAAGGCGACGAAAAAGTAA